The Temnothorax longispinosus isolate EJ_2023e chromosome 12, Tlon_JGU_v1, whole genome shotgun sequence genome includes a window with the following:
- the LOC139823299 gene encoding uncharacterized protein isoform X2, with protein MEEEDMSTTVELYIYDLTKGMAAIMSPFLIGRQLDGVWHTGIVVYGREYFFGPAGIQSVRPGGTELRDPQRVEKLGETYLPYSVFLEYINGLGTSTFASGTYNLFKHNCNSFTEEVSNFLVGKGIPKFILDLPEEILQTPIGQALGPLIETLSSNASAGFTVGQRFVEARIQREASPEYQLLNTAIEEARLNSIALEERRNVINEKLAKKDRKKKKKKKEKKEKCSREGTGSDSNSTGPSNCCGDMAENENAVGEAQQQAANGENAPTEMLPSERVLQMEEDEKREQEEKKRRRDPPIVFKDLVDVRTEYEGLVSALKGKLNEEEQRCLDELRQYVLEDEGSWALGDNFLNFVGRVLYDKSLDSDVRVKLLNVLSVAALKDDVILLLHQDRREHIIMTYAFDIDRHPPEEQLPLAQFLANMFENLSSSEWLLYISEWQHQDQNVSSNISNIRVTTKVAVHSLLSNSEDLQIRGAAIIHNLACKEKMNKSKNLRRLLPKGSISKVFDDVAVELTMALLQYFNGSPAEEQLYTCMKSLARFTQISGQEVPQLIQMIGPEPNKFRGTSQRIDEQIEQVNKKLR; from the exons GTCGCCAGTTGGACGGAGTATGGCACACGGGGATAGTCGTGTACGGAAGGGAGTACTTCTTCGGTCCCGCCGGCATCCAGAGTGTCCGACCC GGCGGCACAGAGTTACGGGATCCGCAGAGAGTCGAGAAGCTCGGCGAGACCTACCTGCCCTACTCGGTCTTCCTGGAGTACATAAACGGCCTGGGGACCTCCACGTTTGC ATCGGGCACGTATAATCTCTTCAAACACAACTGTAATTCTTTCACCGAGGAGGTCAGCAACTTCCTGGTGGGCAAGGGCATTCCCAAGTTTATCCTTGATCTACCGgaagaaatattacaaac acCTATCGGACAAGCTTTAGGCCCGTTGATAGAAACATTAAGCAGTAACGCGAGTGCTGGATTCACAGTCGGCCAGAGATTCGTCGAGGCGAGGATCCAGAGGGAAGCTTCACCGGAGTATCAACTTCTAAACACAGCCATCGAAGAAGCAAG GTTGAATTCGATCGCGTTAGAGGAACGAAGGAACGTCATTAACGAGAAGCTAGCGAAGAAAGAccggaagaagaaaaagaagaaaaaggagaagaaagaaaagtgcAGTAGGGAAGGCACCGGCAGCGACAGCAACAGCACCGGACCGAGCAATTGCTGCGGAGATATGGCGGAGAACGAGA ATGCAGTCGGCGAAGCGCAGCAGCAGGCAGCTAATGGGGAAAACGCGCCCACGGAGATGCTTCCGTCTGAGCGGGTGCTACAGATGGAGGAGGACGAGAAGCGGGAGCAAGAAGAGAAGAAACGCCGTCGAGATCCACCGATAGTGTTCAAGGACCTGGTGGATGTGCGAACGGAGTATGAAGGCTTGGTAAGCGCCCTCAAGGGGAAGTTAAACGAAGAGGAACAAAGGTGCCTGGATGAACTGCGTCAATATGTCTTGGAAGACGAAGGTTCCTGGGCTTTAGGCGACAATTTCCTGAACTTCGTTG GTCGAGTTCTCTATGACAAATCGTTAGACAGCGACGTGCGAGTAAAACTGTTGAACGTGCTGTCCGTCGCCGCATTGAAGGACGATGTGATTTTGTTGTTGCATCAAGACAGACGAGAGCATATCATTATGACATACGCCTTCGATATCGACCGACATCCGCCAGAGGAGCAACTTCCACTCGCACAGTTT TTGGCAAATATGTTCGAGAATCTCAGCAGTTCGGAATGGCTGCTCTACATATCGGAGTGGCAGCATCAGGATCAGAACGTCAGCAGCAACATCAGCAACATAAGGGTGACGACTAAGGTTGCGGTGCACTCGCTGCTTTCGAACTCGGAAGACCTGCAGATCCGTGGCGCCGCCATCATCCACAATCTTGCCTGCAAGGAG aaaatgaaCAAAAGCAAAAATCTGCGGCGACTTTTACCGAAAGGCAGCATTTCTAAG GTGTTCGATGACGTCGCAGTGGAGCTGACGATGGCGTTGCTGCAATACTTCAACGGCAGTCCCGCGGAGGAACAGCTGTACACGTGTATGAAGTCTCTGGCGCGTTTCACGCAGATCAGCGGCCAAGAGGTGCCACAGCTCATACAGATGATCGGACCCGAGCCGAACAAATTCAGGGGTACCTCCCAGAGGATCGACGAGCAGATCGAACAAGTTAACAAGAAGCTACGCTAA
- the LOC139823299 gene encoding uncharacterized protein isoform X3 → MHSTGMQRETRRSDRGRVVFLERTQLNIKGSPVGRSMAHGDSRVRKGVLLRSRRHPECPTRRHRVTGSAESREARRDLPALLGLPGVHKRPGDLHVCKHCGSFDYMLISGTYNLFKHNCNSFTEEVSNFLVGKGIPKFILDLPEEILQTPIGQALGPLIETLSSNASAGFTVGQRFVEARIQREASPEYQLLNTAIEEARLNSIALEERRNVINEKLAKKDRKKKKKKKEKKEKCSREGTGSDSNSTGPSNCCGDMAENENAVGEAQQQAANGENAPTEMLPSERVLQMEEDEKREQEEKKRRRDPPIVFKDLVDVRTEYEGLVSALKGKLNEEEQRCLDELRQYVLEDEGSWALGDNFLNFVGRVLYDKSLDSDVRVKLLNVLSVAALKDDVILLLHQDRREHIIMTYAFDIDRHPPEEQLPLAQFLANMFENLSSSEWLLYISEWQHQDQNVSSNISNIRVTTKVAVHSLLSNSEDLQIRGAAIIHNLACKEVKTVVFDDVAVELTMALLQYFNGSPAEEQLYTCMKSLARFTQISGQEVPQLIQMIGPEPNKFRGTSQRIDEQIEQVNKKLR, encoded by the exons GTCGCCAGTTGGACGGAGTATGGCACACGGGGATAGTCGTGTACGGAAGGGAGTACTTCTTCGGTCCCGCCGGCATCCAGAGTGTCCGACCC GGCGGCACAGAGTTACGGGATCCGCAGAGAGTCGAGAAGCTCGGCGAGACCTACCTGCCCTACTCGGTCTTCCTGGAGTACATAAACGGCCTGGGGACCTCCACGTTTGC AAACATTGTGGATCTTTCGACTATATGCTAAT ATCGGGCACGTATAATCTCTTCAAACACAACTGTAATTCTTTCACCGAGGAGGTCAGCAACTTCCTGGTGGGCAAGGGCATTCCCAAGTTTATCCTTGATCTACCGgaagaaatattacaaac acCTATCGGACAAGCTTTAGGCCCGTTGATAGAAACATTAAGCAGTAACGCGAGTGCTGGATTCACAGTCGGCCAGAGATTCGTCGAGGCGAGGATCCAGAGGGAAGCTTCACCGGAGTATCAACTTCTAAACACAGCCATCGAAGAAGCAAG GTTGAATTCGATCGCGTTAGAGGAACGAAGGAACGTCATTAACGAGAAGCTAGCGAAGAAAGAccggaagaagaaaaagaagaaaaaggagaagaaagaaaagtgcAGTAGGGAAGGCACCGGCAGCGACAGCAACAGCACCGGACCGAGCAATTGCTGCGGAGATATGGCGGAGAACGAGA ATGCAGTCGGCGAAGCGCAGCAGCAGGCAGCTAATGGGGAAAACGCGCCCACGGAGATGCTTCCGTCTGAGCGGGTGCTACAGATGGAGGAGGACGAGAAGCGGGAGCAAGAAGAGAAGAAACGCCGTCGAGATCCACCGATAGTGTTCAAGGACCTGGTGGATGTGCGAACGGAGTATGAAGGCTTGGTAAGCGCCCTCAAGGGGAAGTTAAACGAAGAGGAACAAAGGTGCCTGGATGAACTGCGTCAATATGTCTTGGAAGACGAAGGTTCCTGGGCTTTAGGCGACAATTTCCTGAACTTCGTTG GTCGAGTTCTCTATGACAAATCGTTAGACAGCGACGTGCGAGTAAAACTGTTGAACGTGCTGTCCGTCGCCGCATTGAAGGACGATGTGATTTTGTTGTTGCATCAAGACAGACGAGAGCATATCATTATGACATACGCCTTCGATATCGACCGACATCCGCCAGAGGAGCAACTTCCACTCGCACAGTTT TTGGCAAATATGTTCGAGAATCTCAGCAGTTCGGAATGGCTGCTCTACATATCGGAGTGGCAGCATCAGGATCAGAACGTCAGCAGCAACATCAGCAACATAAGGGTGACGACTAAGGTTGCGGTGCACTCGCTGCTTTCGAACTCGGAAGACCTGCAGATCCGTGGCGCCGCCATCATCCACAATCTTGCCTGCAAGGAGGTAAAAACTGTG GTGTTCGATGACGTCGCAGTGGAGCTGACGATGGCGTTGCTGCAATACTTCAACGGCAGTCCCGCGGAGGAACAGCTGTACACGTGTATGAAGTCTCTGGCGCGTTTCACGCAGATCAGCGGCCAAGAGGTGCCACAGCTCATACAGATGATCGGACCCGAGCCGAACAAATTCAGGGGTACCTCCCAGAGGATCGACGAGCAGATCGAACAAGTTAACAAGAAGCTACGCTAA
- the LOC139823299 gene encoding uncharacterized protein isoform X1 — MRIGKMEEEDMSTTVELYIYDLTKGMAAIMSPFLIGRQLDGVWHTGIVVYGREYFFGPAGIQSVRPGGTELRDPQRVEKLGETYLPYSVFLEYINGLGTSTFASGTYNLFKHNCNSFTEEVSNFLVGKGIPKFILDLPEEILQTPIGQALGPLIETLSSNASAGFTVGQRFVEARIQREASPEYQLLNTAIEEARLNSIALEERRNVINEKLAKKDRKKKKKKKEKKEKCSREGTGSDSNSTGPSNCCGDMAENENAVGEAQQQAANGENAPTEMLPSERVLQMEEDEKREQEEKKRRRDPPIVFKDLVDVRTEYEGLVSALKGKLNEEEQRCLDELRQYVLEDEGSWALGDNFLNFVGRVLYDKSLDSDVRVKLLNVLSVAALKDDVILLLHQDRREHIIMTYAFDIDRHPPEEQLPLAQFLANMFENLSSSEWLLYISEWQHQDQNVSSNISNIRVTTKVAVHSLLSNSEDLQIRGAAIIHNLACKEKMNKSKNLRRLLPKGSISKVFDDVAVELTMALLQYFNGSPAEEQLYTCMKSLARFTQISGQEVPQLIQMIGPEPNKFRGTSQRIDEQIEQVNKKLR; from the exons GTCGCCAGTTGGACGGAGTATGGCACACGGGGATAGTCGTGTACGGAAGGGAGTACTTCTTCGGTCCCGCCGGCATCCAGAGTGTCCGACCC GGCGGCACAGAGTTACGGGATCCGCAGAGAGTCGAGAAGCTCGGCGAGACCTACCTGCCCTACTCGGTCTTCCTGGAGTACATAAACGGCCTGGGGACCTCCACGTTTGC ATCGGGCACGTATAATCTCTTCAAACACAACTGTAATTCTTTCACCGAGGAGGTCAGCAACTTCCTGGTGGGCAAGGGCATTCCCAAGTTTATCCTTGATCTACCGgaagaaatattacaaac acCTATCGGACAAGCTTTAGGCCCGTTGATAGAAACATTAAGCAGTAACGCGAGTGCTGGATTCACAGTCGGCCAGAGATTCGTCGAGGCGAGGATCCAGAGGGAAGCTTCACCGGAGTATCAACTTCTAAACACAGCCATCGAAGAAGCAAG GTTGAATTCGATCGCGTTAGAGGAACGAAGGAACGTCATTAACGAGAAGCTAGCGAAGAAAGAccggaagaagaaaaagaagaaaaaggagaagaaagaaaagtgcAGTAGGGAAGGCACCGGCAGCGACAGCAACAGCACCGGACCGAGCAATTGCTGCGGAGATATGGCGGAGAACGAGA ATGCAGTCGGCGAAGCGCAGCAGCAGGCAGCTAATGGGGAAAACGCGCCCACGGAGATGCTTCCGTCTGAGCGGGTGCTACAGATGGAGGAGGACGAGAAGCGGGAGCAAGAAGAGAAGAAACGCCGTCGAGATCCACCGATAGTGTTCAAGGACCTGGTGGATGTGCGAACGGAGTATGAAGGCTTGGTAAGCGCCCTCAAGGGGAAGTTAAACGAAGAGGAACAAAGGTGCCTGGATGAACTGCGTCAATATGTCTTGGAAGACGAAGGTTCCTGGGCTTTAGGCGACAATTTCCTGAACTTCGTTG GTCGAGTTCTCTATGACAAATCGTTAGACAGCGACGTGCGAGTAAAACTGTTGAACGTGCTGTCCGTCGCCGCATTGAAGGACGATGTGATTTTGTTGTTGCATCAAGACAGACGAGAGCATATCATTATGACATACGCCTTCGATATCGACCGACATCCGCCAGAGGAGCAACTTCCACTCGCACAGTTT TTGGCAAATATGTTCGAGAATCTCAGCAGTTCGGAATGGCTGCTCTACATATCGGAGTGGCAGCATCAGGATCAGAACGTCAGCAGCAACATCAGCAACATAAGGGTGACGACTAAGGTTGCGGTGCACTCGCTGCTTTCGAACTCGGAAGACCTGCAGATCCGTGGCGCCGCCATCATCCACAATCTTGCCTGCAAGGAG aaaatgaaCAAAAGCAAAAATCTGCGGCGACTTTTACCGAAAGGCAGCATTTCTAAG GTGTTCGATGACGTCGCAGTGGAGCTGACGATGGCGTTGCTGCAATACTTCAACGGCAGTCCCGCGGAGGAACAGCTGTACACGTGTATGAAGTCTCTGGCGCGTTTCACGCAGATCAGCGGCCAAGAGGTGCCACAGCTCATACAGATGATCGGACCCGAGCCGAACAAATTCAGGGGTACCTCCCAGAGGATCGACGAGCAGATCGAACAAGTTAACAAGAAGCTACGCTAA
- the LOC139823299 gene encoding uncharacterized protein isoform X5 encodes MAHGDSRVRKGVLLRSRRHPECPTRRHRVTGSAESREARRDLPALLGLPGVHKRPGDLHVCKHCGSFDYMLISGTYNLFKHNCNSFTEEVSNFLVGKGIPKFILDLPEEILQTPIGQALGPLIETLSSNASAGFTVGQRFVEARIQREASPEYQLLNTAIEEARLNSIALEERRNVINEKLAKKDRKKKKKKKEKKEKCSREGTGSDSNSTGPSNCCGDMAENENAVGEAQQQAANGENAPTEMLPSERVLQMEEDEKREQEEKKRRRDPPIVFKDLVDVRTEYEGLVSALKGKLNEEEQRCLDELRQYVLEDEGSWALGDNFLNFVGRVLYDKSLDSDVRVKLLNVLSVAALKDDVILLLHQDRREHIIMTYAFDIDRHPPEEQLPLAQFLANMFENLSSSEWLLYISEWQHQDQNVSSNISNIRVTTKVAVHSLLSNSEDLQIRGAAIIHNLACKEKMNKSKNLRRLLPKGSISKVFDDVAVELTMALLQYFNGSPAEEQLYTCMKSLARFTQISGQEVPQLIQMIGPEPNKFRGTSQRIDEQIEQVNKKLR; translated from the exons ATGGCACACGGGGATAGTCGTGTACGGAAGGGAGTACTTCTTCGGTCCCGCCGGCATCCAGAGTGTCCGACCC GGCGGCACAGAGTTACGGGATCCGCAGAGAGTCGAGAAGCTCGGCGAGACCTACCTGCCCTACTCGGTCTTCCTGGAGTACATAAACGGCCTGGGGACCTCCACGTTTGC AAACATTGTGGATCTTTCGACTATATGCTAAT ATCGGGCACGTATAATCTCTTCAAACACAACTGTAATTCTTTCACCGAGGAGGTCAGCAACTTCCTGGTGGGCAAGGGCATTCCCAAGTTTATCCTTGATCTACCGgaagaaatattacaaac acCTATCGGACAAGCTTTAGGCCCGTTGATAGAAACATTAAGCAGTAACGCGAGTGCTGGATTCACAGTCGGCCAGAGATTCGTCGAGGCGAGGATCCAGAGGGAAGCTTCACCGGAGTATCAACTTCTAAACACAGCCATCGAAGAAGCAAG GTTGAATTCGATCGCGTTAGAGGAACGAAGGAACGTCATTAACGAGAAGCTAGCGAAGAAAGAccggaagaagaaaaagaagaaaaaggagaagaaagaaaagtgcAGTAGGGAAGGCACCGGCAGCGACAGCAACAGCACCGGACCGAGCAATTGCTGCGGAGATATGGCGGAGAACGAGA ATGCAGTCGGCGAAGCGCAGCAGCAGGCAGCTAATGGGGAAAACGCGCCCACGGAGATGCTTCCGTCTGAGCGGGTGCTACAGATGGAGGAGGACGAGAAGCGGGAGCAAGAAGAGAAGAAACGCCGTCGAGATCCACCGATAGTGTTCAAGGACCTGGTGGATGTGCGAACGGAGTATGAAGGCTTGGTAAGCGCCCTCAAGGGGAAGTTAAACGAAGAGGAACAAAGGTGCCTGGATGAACTGCGTCAATATGTCTTGGAAGACGAAGGTTCCTGGGCTTTAGGCGACAATTTCCTGAACTTCGTTG GTCGAGTTCTCTATGACAAATCGTTAGACAGCGACGTGCGAGTAAAACTGTTGAACGTGCTGTCCGTCGCCGCATTGAAGGACGATGTGATTTTGTTGTTGCATCAAGACAGACGAGAGCATATCATTATGACATACGCCTTCGATATCGACCGACATCCGCCAGAGGAGCAACTTCCACTCGCACAGTTT TTGGCAAATATGTTCGAGAATCTCAGCAGTTCGGAATGGCTGCTCTACATATCGGAGTGGCAGCATCAGGATCAGAACGTCAGCAGCAACATCAGCAACATAAGGGTGACGACTAAGGTTGCGGTGCACTCGCTGCTTTCGAACTCGGAAGACCTGCAGATCCGTGGCGCCGCCATCATCCACAATCTTGCCTGCAAGGAG aaaatgaaCAAAAGCAAAAATCTGCGGCGACTTTTACCGAAAGGCAGCATTTCTAAG GTGTTCGATGACGTCGCAGTGGAGCTGACGATGGCGTTGCTGCAATACTTCAACGGCAGTCCCGCGGAGGAACAGCTGTACACGTGTATGAAGTCTCTGGCGCGTTTCACGCAGATCAGCGGCCAAGAGGTGCCACAGCTCATACAGATGATCGGACCCGAGCCGAACAAATTCAGGGGTACCTCCCAGAGGATCGACGAGCAGATCGAACAAGTTAACAAGAAGCTACGCTAA
- the LOC139823299 gene encoding uncharacterized protein isoform X4 encodes MVPPLPVALGAPIRGLSATSKSRPMIGRSSRRAAESLGGPYDTLDTSGNLNLGGTELRDPQRVEKLGETYLPYSVFLEYINGLGTSTFASGTYNLFKHNCNSFTEEVSNFLVGKGIPKFILDLPEEILQTPIGQALGPLIETLSSNASAGFTVGQRFVEARIQREASPEYQLLNTAIEEARLNSIALEERRNVINEKLAKKDRKKKKKKKEKKEKCSREGTGSDSNSTGPSNCCGDMAENENAVGEAQQQAANGENAPTEMLPSERVLQMEEDEKREQEEKKRRRDPPIVFKDLVDVRTEYEGLVSALKGKLNEEEQRCLDELRQYVLEDEGSWALGDNFLNFVGRVLYDKSLDSDVRVKLLNVLSVAALKDDVILLLHQDRREHIIMTYAFDIDRHPPEEQLPLAQFLANMFENLSSSEWLLYISEWQHQDQNVSSNISNIRVTTKVAVHSLLSNSEDLQIRGAAIIHNLACKEKMNKSKNLRRLLPKGSISKVFDDVAVELTMALLQYFNGSPAEEQLYTCMKSLARFTQISGQEVPQLIQMIGPEPNKFRGTSQRIDEQIEQVNKKLR; translated from the exons ATGGTCCCGCCGCTTCCCGTCGCGCTTGGTGCACCTATCAGGGGCCTATCGGCCACGTCGAAGTCGCGACCGATGATCGGAAGGTCTAGTCGTAGAGCGGCGGAGTCGCTCGGCGGGCCATACGATACGCTAGACACGAGCGGGAACCTAAATTTG GGCGGCACAGAGTTACGGGATCCGCAGAGAGTCGAGAAGCTCGGCGAGACCTACCTGCCCTACTCGGTCTTCCTGGAGTACATAAACGGCCTGGGGACCTCCACGTTTGC ATCGGGCACGTATAATCTCTTCAAACACAACTGTAATTCTTTCACCGAGGAGGTCAGCAACTTCCTGGTGGGCAAGGGCATTCCCAAGTTTATCCTTGATCTACCGgaagaaatattacaaac acCTATCGGACAAGCTTTAGGCCCGTTGATAGAAACATTAAGCAGTAACGCGAGTGCTGGATTCACAGTCGGCCAGAGATTCGTCGAGGCGAGGATCCAGAGGGAAGCTTCACCGGAGTATCAACTTCTAAACACAGCCATCGAAGAAGCAAG GTTGAATTCGATCGCGTTAGAGGAACGAAGGAACGTCATTAACGAGAAGCTAGCGAAGAAAGAccggaagaagaaaaagaagaaaaaggagaagaaagaaaagtgcAGTAGGGAAGGCACCGGCAGCGACAGCAACAGCACCGGACCGAGCAATTGCTGCGGAGATATGGCGGAGAACGAGA ATGCAGTCGGCGAAGCGCAGCAGCAGGCAGCTAATGGGGAAAACGCGCCCACGGAGATGCTTCCGTCTGAGCGGGTGCTACAGATGGAGGAGGACGAGAAGCGGGAGCAAGAAGAGAAGAAACGCCGTCGAGATCCACCGATAGTGTTCAAGGACCTGGTGGATGTGCGAACGGAGTATGAAGGCTTGGTAAGCGCCCTCAAGGGGAAGTTAAACGAAGAGGAACAAAGGTGCCTGGATGAACTGCGTCAATATGTCTTGGAAGACGAAGGTTCCTGGGCTTTAGGCGACAATTTCCTGAACTTCGTTG GTCGAGTTCTCTATGACAAATCGTTAGACAGCGACGTGCGAGTAAAACTGTTGAACGTGCTGTCCGTCGCCGCATTGAAGGACGATGTGATTTTGTTGTTGCATCAAGACAGACGAGAGCATATCATTATGACATACGCCTTCGATATCGACCGACATCCGCCAGAGGAGCAACTTCCACTCGCACAGTTT TTGGCAAATATGTTCGAGAATCTCAGCAGTTCGGAATGGCTGCTCTACATATCGGAGTGGCAGCATCAGGATCAGAACGTCAGCAGCAACATCAGCAACATAAGGGTGACGACTAAGGTTGCGGTGCACTCGCTGCTTTCGAACTCGGAAGACCTGCAGATCCGTGGCGCCGCCATCATCCACAATCTTGCCTGCAAGGAG aaaatgaaCAAAAGCAAAAATCTGCGGCGACTTTTACCGAAAGGCAGCATTTCTAAG GTGTTCGATGACGTCGCAGTGGAGCTGACGATGGCGTTGCTGCAATACTTCAACGGCAGTCCCGCGGAGGAACAGCTGTACACGTGTATGAAGTCTCTGGCGCGTTTCACGCAGATCAGCGGCCAAGAGGTGCCACAGCTCATACAGATGATCGGACCCGAGCCGAACAAATTCAGGGGTACCTCCCAGAGGATCGACGAGCAGATCGAACAAGTTAACAAGAAGCTACGCTAA